A stretch of Oryza brachyantha chromosome 4, ObraRS2, whole genome shotgun sequence DNA encodes these proteins:
- the LOC102711970 gene encoding uncharacterized protein LOC102711970, with translation MAAGWLNQTSLFVNDWAIRIVVLCSFAAHLLALLAGIRRRQATGVRALLLWLAYQLGGFSGTYALGSMSLSRTTPQQQQQLALWAPFLLLHLAGPDNITAYSLEDTVLAGRQALTVAVQIAGASYVLYKQIYSSSAGGGGGGGALLWVAVVMFAIGVAKYVERAMAMRQADLGNMRSTSKRSKLERRRFFRDVRELGNEHALLVAHDLLYITKGSFVDHLDDEHPLDLESVRSEIFRHGWKGVLRVVDMELSLMYDVLYTKAAVAHTWFGYGVRVVSPAVSATALPLFWFQGKDGHHSSDVSITYMLMASTVLLDIRCLLRAVVSTWSYAFLLDRPCCWLHHVHGLPARWRAFRRFILSLHPCRLLGKEPTSYRTWSGTIGQYNLLHESTHDTTSKWSALVKKVASDEQWMEYEYHYSRGVRISEYVKEKLFDCIWEYMWLAYPVIISKKQEGKEMGGALTCSAHVRSVTELAEALHFLPEFQESVLVLHIATDVLFCLAECDTNASSSKQLAMPIKVISDYMVFLVAVRPSMLPGLKLRSLYETTQLALEKIWTEERSSCNSTRTNEKCLVEILRAMEKEEGNKTVLKNESNWRPGYRTRDMEPDFVSKLYDSNMILSDGIKLAELMLRWLCFGYRENIPHTKSELKFGQMFPELMKFMRNDQRCSYSSNDKMTQLLECIFKEWVRLLINASVKCTRDSHAKQLSRGCELTTVVWILVEHAGIFRINSDGRDDGATTGRFIAA, from the coding sequence ATGGCGGCAGGATGGCTGAACCAGACATCCCTGTTTGTCAACGACTGGGCGATCCGGATCGTGGTGCTGTGCAGCTTCGCCGCCCACCTCCTCGCACTCCTCGCCGGGATCCGTCGCCGTCAAGCCACCGGCGTGCGGGCGCTCCTCCTATGGCTGGCGTACCAGCTGGGAGGCTTCTCGGGGACGTACGCGCTCGGCAGCATGTCCCTCAGCCGCACGAcgccgcagcagcaacagcagctggCGCTGTGGGCGCCGTTCCTGCTCCTGCATCTCGCTGGCCCGGACAACATCACCGCCTACTCCCTCGAGGACACCGTTCTCGCCGGGAGACAGGCGCTCACCGTCGCGGTACAGATCGCCGGAGCATCCTATGTCCTGTACAAGCAGATATACAGCAGcagtgccggcggcggcggtggcggcggcgcgttaCTGTGGGTCGCCGTGGTCATGTTTGCCATCGGCGTTGCCAAGTATGTGGAGAGGGCCATGGCGATGAGGCAGGCCGACCTGGGGAACATGAGGAGCACGAGCAAGAGGAGCAAGCTAGAAAGAAGAAGATTCTTCAGAGATGTCAGGGAGCTGGGGAACGAGCATGCCTTGCTCGTCGCTCACGACCTGCTCTACATCACCAAGGGCTCCTTTGTTGATCATTTGGACGACGAGCATCCTCTTGATCTTGAATCCGTCAGGTCAGAGATATTCCGCCATGGATGGAAGGGGGTGCTCAGGGTGGTCGACATGGAGCTCTCGCTCATGTACGACGTCCTCTACACCAAGGCAGCCGTGGCGCACACATGGTTCGGCTACGGCGTCCGTGTCGTGTCACCGGCTGTCAGCGCAACCGCGTTGCCGCTGTTTTGGTTCCAAGGTAAAGACGGCCATCACAGCTCCGACGTTTCCATCACGTACATGCTGATGGCAAGCACCGTCCTCCTGGATATCAGATGCCTTCTCCGAGCAGTGGTGTCGACATGGAGCTACGCGTTCCTGCTCGACAGGCCATGTTGCTGGCTTCATCATGTTCATGGCTTACCGGCGAGATGGCGCGCCTTCCGTCGTTTTATCCTCTCCCTACATCCATGCCGGCTTCTTGGGAAGGAGCCAACTAGTTACAGGACATGGTCGGGCACCATTGGGCAGTACAACTTGTTGCACGAGAGTACCCATGACACGACCAGCAAGTGGAGCGCTCTGGTAAAGAAGGTTGCATCGGACGAGCAGTGGATGGAGTACGAATACCACTACTCGAGGGGTGTTCGTATTTCAGAATATGTCAAGGAGAAGTTGTTCGACTGTATTTGGGAATACATGTGGTTAGCATACCCAGTAATAATATCTAAAAAACAAGAAGGGAAGGAAATGGGAGGGGCACTTACTTGCTCAGCTCATGTTAGATCCGTTACGGAATTAGCAGAAGCTCTACATTTTCTTCCTGAATTTCAAGAGTCCGTCCTTGTCTTGCACATCGCCACGGATGTGTTATTCTGCCTCGCTGAATGTGATACAAATGCATCATCGTCTAAGCAGCTGGCGATGCCGATCAAGGTGATATCAGACTACATGGTGttcctcgtcgccgtgcgcccgAGCATGCTACCGGGTCTCAAGCTTCGCAGCCTCTACGAAACCACCCAGCTCGCTCTCGAGAAAATATGGACAGAGGAAAGATCTTCCTGCAACAGCACGAGAACAAACGAGAAGTGTCTTGTTGAAATCCTGCGTGCCATGGAGAAGGAAGAGGGTAATAAGACAGTTCTGAAGAATGAAAGCAACTGGAGGCCAGGCTATAGAACCCGGGACATGGAGCCAGACTTTGTAAGCAAGCTCTACGACTCGAACATGATTCTGTCAGACGGAATTAAACTGGCCGAGCTTATGCTGCGATGGCTATGTTTTGGTTACAGGGAGAACATTCCGCACACTAAATCAGAATTGAAATTTGGACAGATGTTTCCAGAACTAATGAAATTCATGCGAAACGATCAGAGGTGCAGCTACTCCAGCAATGACAAAATGACACAACTGCTGGAATGCATCTTCAAGGAGTGGGTGCGTCTCCTGATTAACGCGTCCGTTAAATGTACGAGAGATTCCCATGCGAAGCAGCTGAGCCGTGGCTGTGAGCTCACGACCGTCGTGTGGATCCTCGTCGAACACGCTGGCATATTCCGGATCAACAGTGACGGCAGAGATGATGGTGCTACTACCGGTCGGTTTATTGCTGCCTAG